One window from the genome of Macaca fascicularis isolate 582-1 chromosome 7, T2T-MFA8v1.1 encodes:
- the TEDC1 gene encoding tubulin epsilon and delta complex protein 1 isoform X5: MRRRRVDPAAGARAGALPEAIAALSRSLPSGPSPEIFRRAKFDRPEATSALWQLLFRVLSPFPAGNALASIALEVQARLVKSALCSQGYPRLALAQLPEDGSKGSRELLLALSWLLARGPVPEQMLAQTRVPLGDEMTVCQCEALASLGPPAPHLEAEGPVDVRHVQWLMGKLRFRWRQLVSSQQEQCALLSKLLRTLEHESRRLEAVLAWRRAEPVFWQWMDTVLGTCAPEAPAAASQPTFLPWVPECGDGELELVVRELQTLEEELREAVERRRVAWEAKARGCGRGPEWSAARRASRETVEKELGALQRCWEQDSGPAPAHGPHRLVRREDGAAGDRDLRAAELIRTLRSQEACLEAVLRQLQGQCRQELAGLAGALPGLIWIPPPGR, encoded by the exons ATGCGGAGGCGGCGGGTGGACCCTGCGGCTGGGGCCCGGGCCGGGGCCCTCCCTGAGGCCATCGCCGCTTTGAGTCGGTCGCTGCCCTCGGGACCCAGCCCCGAGATCTTCCGCCGCGCCAAGTTCGACCGTCCGGAAGCG ACCTCCGCGCTCTGGCAGCTGCTCTTCCGCGTGCTCTCCCCATTCCCTGCGGGCAACGCCTTGGCCTCGATCGCCCTGG AGGTCCAAGCCCGCTTGGTGAAGTCAGCACTGTGCTCCCAGGGCTACCCGAGGCTGGCACTGGCACAACTACCTGAGGATGGCTCGAAGGGCAGCCGGGAGCTGCTCCTGGCTCTGTCCTGGCTCTTGGCCCGAGGACCTGTGCCTGAGCAGATGCTGGCCCAGACCCGAGTGCCTCTGGGTGACGAGATGACTGTGTGCCAG TGTGAGGCCCTGGCCAGCCTTGGCCCACCTGCACCCCACTTGGAAGCAGAGGGTCCTGTGGATGTCCGCCATGTGCAGTGGTTGATGGGAAAGCTGCGGTTCCGGTGGCGCCAGCTGGTGTCCAGTCAGCAGGAGCAGTGCGCCCTCCTGAGCAAG CTGCTGCGGACTCTGGAGCATGAGAGCCGGCGCCTGGAGGCTGTCCTGGCGTGGCGGCGCGCAGAGCCGGTCTTCTGGCAGTGGATG GACACAGTCCTGGGCACCTGTGCCCCGGAGGCACCTGCTGCAGCTTCACAGCCCACCTTCCTGCCCTGGGTCCCTGAGTGCGGGGATGGCGAGTTGGAGCTGGTAGTGCGGGAGCTGCAGACCCTGGAGGAGGAGCTGCGGGAGGCTGTGGAGCGCAGGCGGGtggcctgggaggccaag GCTCGAGGCTGTGGACGGGGGCCAGAGTGGAGTGCCGCGCGGCGGGCCTCTCGGGAGACTGTGGAAAAGGAGCTGGGAGCTCTGCAGCGGTGCTGGGAGCAAGACAGTGGCCCAGCCCCGGCCCATGGGCCACACCGACTGGTGAGACGAGAGGATGGGGCAGCAGGTGACCGGGACCTGCGGGCAGCTGAGCTGATCAGGACACTGAGGAGCCAGGAGGCCTGCCTGGAGGCGGTGCTACGTCAACTACAGGGACAGTGTCGGCAGGAACTGGCCGGGCTAGCGGGAGCCCTGCCTGGCCTCATCTGGATCCCGCCACCTGGACGCTGA
- the TEDC1 gene encoding tubulin epsilon and delta complex protein 1 isoform X9, with translation MRRRRVDPAAGARAGALPEAIAALSRSLPSGPSPEIFRRAKFDRPEATSALWQLLFRVLSPFPAGNALASIALEVQARLVKSALCSQGYPRLALAQLPEDGSKGSRELLLALSWLLARGPVPEQMLAQTRVPLGDEMTVCQCEALASLGPPAPHLEAEGPVDVRHVQWLMGKLRFRWRQLVSSQQEQCALLSKLLRTLEHESRRLEAVLAWRRAEPVFWQWMARGCGRGPEWSAARRASRETVEKELGALQRCWEQDSGPAPAHGPHRLVRREDGAAGDRDLRAAELIRTLRSQEACLEAVLRQLQGQCRQELAGLAGALPGLIWIPPPGR, from the exons ATGCGGAGGCGGCGGGTGGACCCTGCGGCTGGGGCCCGGGCCGGGGCCCTCCCTGAGGCCATCGCCGCTTTGAGTCGGTCGCTGCCCTCGGGACCCAGCCCCGAGATCTTCCGCCGCGCCAAGTTCGACCGTCCGGAAGCG ACCTCCGCGCTCTGGCAGCTGCTCTTCCGCGTGCTCTCCCCATTCCCTGCGGGCAACGCCTTGGCCTCGATCGCCCTGG AGGTCCAAGCCCGCTTGGTGAAGTCAGCACTGTGCTCCCAGGGCTACCCGAGGCTGGCACTGGCACAACTACCTGAGGATGGCTCGAAGGGCAGCCGGGAGCTGCTCCTGGCTCTGTCCTGGCTCTTGGCCCGAGGACCTGTGCCTGAGCAGATGCTGGCCCAGACCCGAGTGCCTCTGGGTGACGAGATGACTGTGTGCCAG TGTGAGGCCCTGGCCAGCCTTGGCCCACCTGCACCCCACTTGGAAGCAGAGGGTCCTGTGGATGTCCGCCATGTGCAGTGGTTGATGGGAAAGCTGCGGTTCCGGTGGCGCCAGCTGGTGTCCAGTCAGCAGGAGCAGTGCGCCCTCCTGAGCAAG CTGCTGCGGACTCTGGAGCATGAGAGCCGGCGCCTGGAGGCTGTCCTGGCGTGGCGGCGCGCAGAGCCGGTCTTCTGGCAGTGGATG GCTCGAGGCTGTGGACGGGGGCCAGAGTGGAGTGCCGCGCGGCGGGCCTCTCGGGAGACTGTGGAAAAGGAGCTGGGAGCTCTGCAGCGGTGCTGGGAGCAAGACAGTGGCCCAGCCCCGGCCCATGGGCCACACCGACTGGTGAGACGAGAGGATGGGGCAGCAGGTGACCGGGACCTGCGGGCAGCTGAGCTGATCAGGACACTGAGGAGCCAGGAGGCCTGCCTGGAGGCGGTGCTACGTCAACTACAGGGACAGTGTCGGCAGGAACTGGCCGGGCTAGCGGGAGCCCTGCCTGGCCTCATCTGGATCCCGCCACCTGGACGCTGA
- the TEDC1 gene encoding tubulin epsilon and delta complex protein 1 isoform X4 — translation MRRRRVDPAAGARAGALPEAIAALSRSLPSGPSPEIFRRAKFDRPEATSALWQLLFRVLSPFPAGNALASIALEVQARLVKSALCSQGYPRLALAQLPEDGSKGSRELLLALSWLLARGPVPEQMLAQTRVPLGDEMTVCQCEALASLGPPAPHLEAEGPVDVRHVQWLMGKLRFRWRQLVSSQQEQCALLSKIHLYTRGCHSDQNLGHLSVTEAEMLRDPEGGQKLLRTLEHESRRLEAVLAWRRAEPVFWQWMDTVLGTCAPEAPAAASQPTFLPWVPECGDGELELVVRELQTLEEELREAVERRRVAWEAKARGCGRGPEWSAARRASRETVEKELGALQRCWEQDSGPAPAHGPHRLVRREDGAAGDRDLRAAELIRTLRSQEACLEAVLRQLQGQCRQELAGLAGALPGLIWIPPPGR, via the exons ATGCGGAGGCGGCGGGTGGACCCTGCGGCTGGGGCCCGGGCCGGGGCCCTCCCTGAGGCCATCGCCGCTTTGAGTCGGTCGCTGCCCTCGGGACCCAGCCCCGAGATCTTCCGCCGCGCCAAGTTCGACCGTCCGGAAGCG ACCTCCGCGCTCTGGCAGCTGCTCTTCCGCGTGCTCTCCCCATTCCCTGCGGGCAACGCCTTGGCCTCGATCGCCCTGG AGGTCCAAGCCCGCTTGGTGAAGTCAGCACTGTGCTCCCAGGGCTACCCGAGGCTGGCACTGGCACAACTACCTGAGGATGGCTCGAAGGGCAGCCGGGAGCTGCTCCTGGCTCTGTCCTGGCTCTTGGCCCGAGGACCTGTGCCTGAGCAGATGCTGGCCCAGACCCGAGTGCCTCTGGGTGACGAGATGACTGTGTGCCAG TGTGAGGCCCTGGCCAGCCTTGGCCCACCTGCACCCCACTTGGAAGCAGAGGGTCCTGTGGATGTCCGCCATGTGCAGTGGTTGATGGGAAAGCTGCGGTTCCGGTGGCGCCAGCTGGTGTCCAGTCAGCAGGAGCAGTGCGCCCTCCTGAGCAAG ATTCACCTGTACACACGCGGCTGCCACAGCGACCAGAACCTTGGCCATCTGTCTGTCACTGAAGCGGAGATGCTCAGGGACCCAGAGGGAGGCCAGAAG CTGCTGCGGACTCTGGAGCATGAGAGCCGGCGCCTGGAGGCTGTCCTGGCGTGGCGGCGCGCAGAGCCGGTCTTCTGGCAGTGGATG GACACAGTCCTGGGCACCTGTGCCCCGGAGGCACCTGCTGCAGCTTCACAGCCCACCTTCCTGCCCTGGGTCCCTGAGTGCGGGGATGGCGAGTTGGAGCTGGTAGTGCGGGAGCTGCAGACCCTGGAGGAGGAGCTGCGGGAGGCTGTGGAGCGCAGGCGGGtggcctgggaggccaag GCTCGAGGCTGTGGACGGGGGCCAGAGTGGAGTGCCGCGCGGCGGGCCTCTCGGGAGACTGTGGAAAAGGAGCTGGGAGCTCTGCAGCGGTGCTGGGAGCAAGACAGTGGCCCAGCCCCGGCCCATGGGCCACACCGACTGGTGAGACGAGAGGATGGGGCAGCAGGTGACCGGGACCTGCGGGCAGCTGAGCTGATCAGGACACTGAGGAGCCAGGAGGCCTGCCTGGAGGCGGTGCTACGTCAACTACAGGGACAGTGTCGGCAGGAACTGGCCGGGCTAGCGGGAGCCCTGCCTGGCCTCATCTGGATCCCGCCACCTGGACGCTGA
- the TEDC1 gene encoding tubulin epsilon and delta complex protein 1 isoform X2 encodes MRRRRVDPAAGARAGALPEAIAALSRSLPSGPSPEIFRRAKFDRPEATSALWQLLFRVLSPFPAGNALASIALEVQARLVKSALCSQGYPRLALAQLPEDGSKGSRELLLALSWLLARGPVPEQMLAQTRVPLGDEMTVCQCEALASLGPPAPHLEAEGPVDVRHVQWLMGKLRFRWRQLVSSQQEQCALLSKIHLYTRGCHSDQNLGHLSVTEAEMLRDPEGGQKVFGAGAAQNLDLAYPKGLHFSCTPGMGPRTFWNDLWLVPRLLPGDWAAPLDPGGASACSLLSPLRVLLRTLEHESRRLEAVLAWRRAEPVFWQWMVRKPTHPSPGIPSRSGPQARGCGRGPEWSAARRASRETVEKELGALQRCWEQDSGPAPAHGPHRLVRREDGAAGDRDLRAAELIRTLRSQEACLEAVLRQLQGQCRQELAGLAGALPGLIWIPPPGR; translated from the exons ATGCGGAGGCGGCGGGTGGACCCTGCGGCTGGGGCCCGGGCCGGGGCCCTCCCTGAGGCCATCGCCGCTTTGAGTCGGTCGCTGCCCTCGGGACCCAGCCCCGAGATCTTCCGCCGCGCCAAGTTCGACCGTCCGGAAGCG ACCTCCGCGCTCTGGCAGCTGCTCTTCCGCGTGCTCTCCCCATTCCCTGCGGGCAACGCCTTGGCCTCGATCGCCCTGG AGGTCCAAGCCCGCTTGGTGAAGTCAGCACTGTGCTCCCAGGGCTACCCGAGGCTGGCACTGGCACAACTACCTGAGGATGGCTCGAAGGGCAGCCGGGAGCTGCTCCTGGCTCTGTCCTGGCTCTTGGCCCGAGGACCTGTGCCTGAGCAGATGCTGGCCCAGACCCGAGTGCCTCTGGGTGACGAGATGACTGTGTGCCAG TGTGAGGCCCTGGCCAGCCTTGGCCCACCTGCACCCCACTTGGAAGCAGAGGGTCCTGTGGATGTCCGCCATGTGCAGTGGTTGATGGGAAAGCTGCGGTTCCGGTGGCGCCAGCTGGTGTCCAGTCAGCAGGAGCAGTGCGCCCTCCTGAGCAAG ATTCACCTGTACACACGCGGCTGCCACAGCGACCAGAACCTTGGCCATCTGTCTGTCACTGAAGCGGAGATGCTCAGGGACCCAGAGGGAGGCCAGAAG GTTTTTGGAGCGGGAGCCGCCCAAAACCTGGACCTGGCCTACCCAAAGGGCCTGCACTTCTCCTGCACTCCTGGGATGGGTCCCAGAACCTTCTGGAATGATCTGTGGCTGGTACCACGCCTGTTGCCGGGTGACTGGGCAGCTCCCTTGGATCCTGGTGGGGCCTCAGCCTGcagcctcctctcccctcttAGGGTG CTGCTGCGGACTCTGGAGCATGAGAGCCGGCGCCTGGAGGCTGTCCTGGCGTGGCGGCGCGCAGAGCCGGTCTTCTGGCAGTGGATGGTGAGGAAGCCTACGCACCCCAGCCCTGGCATCCCTTCCCGCAGCGGCCCCCAG GCTCGAGGCTGTGGACGGGGGCCAGAGTGGAGTGCCGCGCGGCGGGCCTCTCGGGAGACTGTGGAAAAGGAGCTGGGAGCTCTGCAGCGGTGCTGGGAGCAAGACAGTGGCCCAGCCCCGGCCCATGGGCCACACCGACTGGTGAGACGAGAGGATGGGGCAGCAGGTGACCGGGACCTGCGGGCAGCTGAGCTGATCAGGACACTGAGGAGCCAGGAGGCCTGCCTGGAGGCGGTGCTACGTCAACTACAGGGACAGTGTCGGCAGGAACTGGCCGGGCTAGCGGGAGCCCTGCCTGGCCTCATCTGGATCCCGCCACCTGGACGCTGA
- the TEDC1 gene encoding tubulin epsilon and delta complex protein 1 isoform X1: MRRRRVDPAAGARAGALPEAIAALSRSLPSGPSPEIFRRAKFDRPEATSALWQLLFRVLSPFPAGNALASIALEVQARLVKSALCSQGYPRLALAQLPEDGSKGSRELLLALSWLLARGPVPEQMLAQTRVPLGDEMTVCQCEALASLGPPAPHLEAEGPVDVRHVQWLMGKLRFRWRQLVSSQQEQCALLSKIHLYTRGCHSDQNLGHLSVTEAEMLRDPEGGQKVFGAGAAQNLDLAYPKGLHFSCTPGMGPRTFWNDLWLVPRLLPGDWAAPLDPGGASACSLLSPLRVLLRTLEHESRRLEAVLAWRRAEPVFWQWMDTVLGTCAPEAPAAASQPTFLPWVPECGDGELELVVRELQTLEEELREAVERRRVAWEAKARGCGRGPEWSAARRASRETVEKELGALQRCWEQDSGPAPAHGPHRLVRREDGAAGDRDLRAAELIRTLRSQEACLEAVLRQLQGQCRQELAGLAGALPGLIWIPPPGR; this comes from the exons ATGCGGAGGCGGCGGGTGGACCCTGCGGCTGGGGCCCGGGCCGGGGCCCTCCCTGAGGCCATCGCCGCTTTGAGTCGGTCGCTGCCCTCGGGACCCAGCCCCGAGATCTTCCGCCGCGCCAAGTTCGACCGTCCGGAAGCG ACCTCCGCGCTCTGGCAGCTGCTCTTCCGCGTGCTCTCCCCATTCCCTGCGGGCAACGCCTTGGCCTCGATCGCCCTGG AGGTCCAAGCCCGCTTGGTGAAGTCAGCACTGTGCTCCCAGGGCTACCCGAGGCTGGCACTGGCACAACTACCTGAGGATGGCTCGAAGGGCAGCCGGGAGCTGCTCCTGGCTCTGTCCTGGCTCTTGGCCCGAGGACCTGTGCCTGAGCAGATGCTGGCCCAGACCCGAGTGCCTCTGGGTGACGAGATGACTGTGTGCCAG TGTGAGGCCCTGGCCAGCCTTGGCCCACCTGCACCCCACTTGGAAGCAGAGGGTCCTGTGGATGTCCGCCATGTGCAGTGGTTGATGGGAAAGCTGCGGTTCCGGTGGCGCCAGCTGGTGTCCAGTCAGCAGGAGCAGTGCGCCCTCCTGAGCAAG ATTCACCTGTACACACGCGGCTGCCACAGCGACCAGAACCTTGGCCATCTGTCTGTCACTGAAGCGGAGATGCTCAGGGACCCAGAGGGAGGCCAGAAG GTTTTTGGAGCGGGAGCCGCCCAAAACCTGGACCTGGCCTACCCAAAGGGCCTGCACTTCTCCTGCACTCCTGGGATGGGTCCCAGAACCTTCTGGAATGATCTGTGGCTGGTACCACGCCTGTTGCCGGGTGACTGGGCAGCTCCCTTGGATCCTGGTGGGGCCTCAGCCTGcagcctcctctcccctcttAGGGTG CTGCTGCGGACTCTGGAGCATGAGAGCCGGCGCCTGGAGGCTGTCCTGGCGTGGCGGCGCGCAGAGCCGGTCTTCTGGCAGTGGATG GACACAGTCCTGGGCACCTGTGCCCCGGAGGCACCTGCTGCAGCTTCACAGCCCACCTTCCTGCCCTGGGTCCCTGAGTGCGGGGATGGCGAGTTGGAGCTGGTAGTGCGGGAGCTGCAGACCCTGGAGGAGGAGCTGCGGGAGGCTGTGGAGCGCAGGCGGGtggcctgggaggccaag GCTCGAGGCTGTGGACGGGGGCCAGAGTGGAGTGCCGCGCGGCGGGCCTCTCGGGAGACTGTGGAAAAGGAGCTGGGAGCTCTGCAGCGGTGCTGGGAGCAAGACAGTGGCCCAGCCCCGGCCCATGGGCCACACCGACTGGTGAGACGAGAGGATGGGGCAGCAGGTGACCGGGACCTGCGGGCAGCTGAGCTGATCAGGACACTGAGGAGCCAGGAGGCCTGCCTGGAGGCGGTGCTACGTCAACTACAGGGACAGTGTCGGCAGGAACTGGCCGGGCTAGCGGGAGCCCTGCCTGGCCTCATCTGGATCCCGCCACCTGGACGCTGA
- the TEDC1 gene encoding tubulin epsilon and delta complex protein 1 isoform X8, whose product MRRRRVDPAAGARAGALPEAIAALSRSLPSGPSPEIFRRAKFDRPEATSALWQLLFRVLSPFPAGNALASIALEVQARLVKSALCSQGYPRLALAQLPEDGSKGSRELLLALSWLLARGPVPEQMLAQTRVPLGDEMTVCQCEALASLGPPAPHLEAEGPVDVRHVQWLMGKLRFRWRQLVSSQQEQCALLSKIHLYTRGCHSDQNLGHLSVTEAEMLRDPEGGQKLLRTLEHESRRLEAVLAWRRAEPVFWQWMARGCGRGPEWSAARRASRETVEKELGALQRCWEQDSGPAPAHGPHRLVRREDGAAGDRDLRAAELIRTLRSQEACLEAVLRQLQGQCRQELAGLAGALPGLIWIPPPGR is encoded by the exons ATGCGGAGGCGGCGGGTGGACCCTGCGGCTGGGGCCCGGGCCGGGGCCCTCCCTGAGGCCATCGCCGCTTTGAGTCGGTCGCTGCCCTCGGGACCCAGCCCCGAGATCTTCCGCCGCGCCAAGTTCGACCGTCCGGAAGCG ACCTCCGCGCTCTGGCAGCTGCTCTTCCGCGTGCTCTCCCCATTCCCTGCGGGCAACGCCTTGGCCTCGATCGCCCTGG AGGTCCAAGCCCGCTTGGTGAAGTCAGCACTGTGCTCCCAGGGCTACCCGAGGCTGGCACTGGCACAACTACCTGAGGATGGCTCGAAGGGCAGCCGGGAGCTGCTCCTGGCTCTGTCCTGGCTCTTGGCCCGAGGACCTGTGCCTGAGCAGATGCTGGCCCAGACCCGAGTGCCTCTGGGTGACGAGATGACTGTGTGCCAG TGTGAGGCCCTGGCCAGCCTTGGCCCACCTGCACCCCACTTGGAAGCAGAGGGTCCTGTGGATGTCCGCCATGTGCAGTGGTTGATGGGAAAGCTGCGGTTCCGGTGGCGCCAGCTGGTGTCCAGTCAGCAGGAGCAGTGCGCCCTCCTGAGCAAG ATTCACCTGTACACACGCGGCTGCCACAGCGACCAGAACCTTGGCCATCTGTCTGTCACTGAAGCGGAGATGCTCAGGGACCCAGAGGGAGGCCAGAAG CTGCTGCGGACTCTGGAGCATGAGAGCCGGCGCCTGGAGGCTGTCCTGGCGTGGCGGCGCGCAGAGCCGGTCTTCTGGCAGTGGATG GCTCGAGGCTGTGGACGGGGGCCAGAGTGGAGTGCCGCGCGGCGGGCCTCTCGGGAGACTGTGGAAAAGGAGCTGGGAGCTCTGCAGCGGTGCTGGGAGCAAGACAGTGGCCCAGCCCCGGCCCATGGGCCACACCGACTGGTGAGACGAGAGGATGGGGCAGCAGGTGACCGGGACCTGCGGGCAGCTGAGCTGATCAGGACACTGAGGAGCCAGGAGGCCTGCCTGGAGGCGGTGCTACGTCAACTACAGGGACAGTGTCGGCAGGAACTGGCCGGGCTAGCGGGAGCCCTGCCTGGCCTCATCTGGATCCCGCCACCTGGACGCTGA
- the TEDC1 gene encoding tubulin epsilon and delta complex protein 1 isoform X3 encodes MRRRRVDPAAGARAGALPEAIAALSRSLPSGPSPEIFRRAKFDRPEATSALWQLLFRVLSPFPAGNALASIALEVQARLVKSALCSQGYPRLALAQLPEDGSKGSRELLLALSWLLARGPVPEQMLAQTRVPLGDEMTVCQCEALASLGPPAPHLEAEGPVDVRHVQWLMGKLRFRWRQLVSSQQEQCALLSKIHLYTRGCHSDQNLGHLSVTEAEMLRDPEGGQKVFGAGAAQNLDLAYPKGLHFSCTPGMGPRTFWNDLWLVPRLLPGDWAAPLDPGGASACSLLSPLRVLLRTLEHESRRLEAVLAWRRAEPVFWQWMARGCGRGPEWSAARRASRETVEKELGALQRCWEQDSGPAPAHGPHRLVRREDGAAGDRDLRAAELIRTLRSQEACLEAVLRQLQGQCRQELAGLAGALPGLIWIPPPGR; translated from the exons ATGCGGAGGCGGCGGGTGGACCCTGCGGCTGGGGCCCGGGCCGGGGCCCTCCCTGAGGCCATCGCCGCTTTGAGTCGGTCGCTGCCCTCGGGACCCAGCCCCGAGATCTTCCGCCGCGCCAAGTTCGACCGTCCGGAAGCG ACCTCCGCGCTCTGGCAGCTGCTCTTCCGCGTGCTCTCCCCATTCCCTGCGGGCAACGCCTTGGCCTCGATCGCCCTGG AGGTCCAAGCCCGCTTGGTGAAGTCAGCACTGTGCTCCCAGGGCTACCCGAGGCTGGCACTGGCACAACTACCTGAGGATGGCTCGAAGGGCAGCCGGGAGCTGCTCCTGGCTCTGTCCTGGCTCTTGGCCCGAGGACCTGTGCCTGAGCAGATGCTGGCCCAGACCCGAGTGCCTCTGGGTGACGAGATGACTGTGTGCCAG TGTGAGGCCCTGGCCAGCCTTGGCCCACCTGCACCCCACTTGGAAGCAGAGGGTCCTGTGGATGTCCGCCATGTGCAGTGGTTGATGGGAAAGCTGCGGTTCCGGTGGCGCCAGCTGGTGTCCAGTCAGCAGGAGCAGTGCGCCCTCCTGAGCAAG ATTCACCTGTACACACGCGGCTGCCACAGCGACCAGAACCTTGGCCATCTGTCTGTCACTGAAGCGGAGATGCTCAGGGACCCAGAGGGAGGCCAGAAG GTTTTTGGAGCGGGAGCCGCCCAAAACCTGGACCTGGCCTACCCAAAGGGCCTGCACTTCTCCTGCACTCCTGGGATGGGTCCCAGAACCTTCTGGAATGATCTGTGGCTGGTACCACGCCTGTTGCCGGGTGACTGGGCAGCTCCCTTGGATCCTGGTGGGGCCTCAGCCTGcagcctcctctcccctcttAGGGTG CTGCTGCGGACTCTGGAGCATGAGAGCCGGCGCCTGGAGGCTGTCCTGGCGTGGCGGCGCGCAGAGCCGGTCTTCTGGCAGTGGATG GCTCGAGGCTGTGGACGGGGGCCAGAGTGGAGTGCCGCGCGGCGGGCCTCTCGGGAGACTGTGGAAAAGGAGCTGGGAGCTCTGCAGCGGTGCTGGGAGCAAGACAGTGGCCCAGCCCCGGCCCATGGGCCACACCGACTGGTGAGACGAGAGGATGGGGCAGCAGGTGACCGGGACCTGCGGGCAGCTGAGCTGATCAGGACACTGAGGAGCCAGGAGGCCTGCCTGGAGGCGGTGCTACGTCAACTACAGGGACAGTGTCGGCAGGAACTGGCCGGGCTAGCGGGAGCCCTGCCTGGCCTCATCTGGATCCCGCCACCTGGACGCTGA
- the TEDC1 gene encoding tubulin epsilon and delta complex protein 1 isoform X6, which yields MRRRRVDPAAGARAGALPEAIAALSRSLPSGPSPEIFRRAKFDRPEATSALWQLLFRVLSPFPAGNALASIALEVQARLVKSALCSQGYPRLALAQLPEDGSKGSRELLLALSWLLARGPVPEQMLAQTRVPLGDEMTVCQCEALASLGPPAPHLEAEGPVDVRHVQWLMGKLRFRWRQLVSSQQEQCALLSKIHLYTRGCHSDQNLGHLSVTEAEMLRDPEGGQKLLRTLEHESRRLEAVLAWRRAEPVFWQWMVRKPTHPSPGIPSRSGPQARGCGRGPEWSAARRASRETVEKELGALQRCWEQDSGPAPAHGPHRLVRREDGAAGDRDLRAAELIRTLRSQEACLEAVLRQLQGQCRQELAGLAGALPGLIWIPPPGR from the exons ATGCGGAGGCGGCGGGTGGACCCTGCGGCTGGGGCCCGGGCCGGGGCCCTCCCTGAGGCCATCGCCGCTTTGAGTCGGTCGCTGCCCTCGGGACCCAGCCCCGAGATCTTCCGCCGCGCCAAGTTCGACCGTCCGGAAGCG ACCTCCGCGCTCTGGCAGCTGCTCTTCCGCGTGCTCTCCCCATTCCCTGCGGGCAACGCCTTGGCCTCGATCGCCCTGG AGGTCCAAGCCCGCTTGGTGAAGTCAGCACTGTGCTCCCAGGGCTACCCGAGGCTGGCACTGGCACAACTACCTGAGGATGGCTCGAAGGGCAGCCGGGAGCTGCTCCTGGCTCTGTCCTGGCTCTTGGCCCGAGGACCTGTGCCTGAGCAGATGCTGGCCCAGACCCGAGTGCCTCTGGGTGACGAGATGACTGTGTGCCAG TGTGAGGCCCTGGCCAGCCTTGGCCCACCTGCACCCCACTTGGAAGCAGAGGGTCCTGTGGATGTCCGCCATGTGCAGTGGTTGATGGGAAAGCTGCGGTTCCGGTGGCGCCAGCTGGTGTCCAGTCAGCAGGAGCAGTGCGCCCTCCTGAGCAAG ATTCACCTGTACACACGCGGCTGCCACAGCGACCAGAACCTTGGCCATCTGTCTGTCACTGAAGCGGAGATGCTCAGGGACCCAGAGGGAGGCCAGAAG CTGCTGCGGACTCTGGAGCATGAGAGCCGGCGCCTGGAGGCTGTCCTGGCGTGGCGGCGCGCAGAGCCGGTCTTCTGGCAGTGGATGGTGAGGAAGCCTACGCACCCCAGCCCTGGCATCCCTTCCCGCAGCGGCCCCCAG GCTCGAGGCTGTGGACGGGGGCCAGAGTGGAGTGCCGCGCGGCGGGCCTCTCGGGAGACTGTGGAAAAGGAGCTGGGAGCTCTGCAGCGGTGCTGGGAGCAAGACAGTGGCCCAGCCCCGGCCCATGGGCCACACCGACTGGTGAGACGAGAGGATGGGGCAGCAGGTGACCGGGACCTGCGGGCAGCTGAGCTGATCAGGACACTGAGGAGCCAGGAGGCCTGCCTGGAGGCGGTGCTACGTCAACTACAGGGACAGTGTCGGCAGGAACTGGCCGGGCTAGCGGGAGCCCTGCCTGGCCTCATCTGGATCCCGCCACCTGGACGCTGA